The following proteins come from a genomic window of Streptosporangiales bacterium:
- a CDS encoding glutamate-1-semialdehyde 2,1-aminomutase, with protein MDVVQVPRIAGALLLRPSPHVDARGFFSRTFDSAVVRAAGLDPYAFVQDSLSRSVRGVVRGLHLRSGDGEAKLVRCSAGAVFDVVVDMRPDSPTYGNWESFELSGDTQVTLYVPRGCAHGFQALTEPADVAYRIDREHDPAEDVTIAFDDPELAIPWPLPVTTMSARDRGAAPGTAPTPEAGLPRSSRMTERLHALVPGGAHTYAKGDDQYPQGLAPIISHGRGAHVWDVDGNEYVEYGSGLRSVGLGHAHPRVTEAVTRQLERGANFARPGAIEVEAAERFLRTVPTADMVKFAKNGSDVTTAAVRLARAVTGRPLVAICGDHPFFSTDDWFIATTPMASGIPGAVGALTVSFPYGDLAATAELLRRHDGEIACLMLEAATQHDPPDGYLAGLRDLAHAHGCLLVFDEMITGFRWADAGAQGLYGVTPDLSTFGKALGNGFAVSALAGRREIMEPGGLRSGGDRVFLLSTTHGAETHALAAAMAVQDAYEAEGVIARMHALGDRLATGVREVTAATEVGEHVVVRGRASNLVFATLDGDGRPSQEYRTLFLRQLLLGGVIAPSFVVSAALTDADIDHTVDVVAQACAVYAKALDAGDPGPWMGGRPVKPVFRLRA; from the coding sequence ATGGACGTCGTCCAGGTACCCAGGATCGCCGGCGCGCTACTGCTCCGGCCGAGCCCGCACGTCGACGCGCGCGGCTTCTTCTCCCGCACCTTCGACAGCGCGGTCGTGCGTGCGGCCGGCCTCGACCCCTACGCGTTCGTGCAGGACAGCCTCTCCCGGTCGGTGCGCGGTGTCGTCCGCGGACTGCACCTGCGGTCCGGTGACGGCGAGGCGAAGCTCGTGCGGTGCTCCGCCGGCGCGGTCTTCGACGTCGTCGTCGACATGCGTCCCGACTCGCCCACCTACGGCAACTGGGAGTCGTTCGAGCTGTCCGGCGACACGCAGGTGACCCTGTACGTCCCCCGCGGGTGCGCGCACGGCTTCCAGGCGCTCACCGAGCCGGCCGACGTGGCGTACCGCATCGACAGGGAGCACGACCCGGCGGAGGACGTCACGATCGCGTTCGACGACCCCGAGCTGGCCATCCCCTGGCCGCTCCCCGTCACCACCATGTCGGCGCGCGACCGCGGTGCCGCGCCGGGCACTGCGCCCACCCCGGAGGCCGGGCTGCCCCGGTCGAGCCGGATGACCGAACGCCTGCACGCGCTGGTGCCGGGCGGCGCGCACACGTACGCCAAGGGCGACGACCAGTACCCGCAGGGGCTCGCGCCGATCATCAGCCACGGCCGCGGCGCGCACGTGTGGGACGTCGACGGCAACGAGTACGTCGAGTACGGCTCCGGCCTGCGCTCGGTGGGCCTGGGTCACGCGCACCCGCGCGTGACCGAGGCCGTCACGCGGCAGCTCGAGCGCGGCGCGAACTTCGCCCGGCCGGGCGCGATCGAGGTCGAGGCGGCGGAGCGCTTCCTGCGTACCGTCCCGACCGCGGACATGGTGAAGTTCGCGAAGAACGGCTCGGACGTCACGACCGCGGCGGTCCGGCTCGCGCGCGCGGTGACGGGACGTCCGCTGGTGGCGATCTGCGGGGACCACCCGTTCTTCTCCACCGACGACTGGTTCATCGCGACGACGCCGATGGCGTCCGGCATCCCCGGCGCGGTCGGCGCGCTCACGGTGAGCTTCCCGTACGGCGACCTCGCCGCGACCGCCGAGCTGCTGCGCAGGCACGACGGCGAGATCGCGTGCCTGATGCTCGAGGCCGCGACCCAGCACGACCCACCGGACGGGTACCTCGCCGGCCTGCGCGACCTCGCCCACGCGCACGGCTGCCTGCTCGTCTTCGACGAGATGATCACCGGGTTCCGCTGGGCCGACGCCGGCGCGCAGGGCCTGTACGGCGTCACGCCCGACCTGTCGACGTTCGGCAAGGCGCTCGGCAACGGGTTCGCGGTGTCGGCGCTCGCAGGGCGGCGCGAGATCATGGAGCCCGGCGGCCTGCGGTCCGGCGGCGACCGGGTGTTCCTGCTGTCGACCACCCACGGCGCCGAGACCCACGCACTCGCCGCCGCGATGGCCGTCCAGGACGCGTACGAGGCCGAGGGAGTCATCGCCCGCATGCACGCGCTCGGCGACCGGCTCGCGACCGGCGTCCGCGAGGTGACCGCGGCGACGGAGGTCGGCGAGCACGTCGTCGTCCGCGGCCGGGCGAGCAACCTGGTCTTCGCGACGCTCGACGGCGACGGCCGCCCGTCACAGGAGTACCGCACGCTGTTCCTGCGTCAGCTCCTGCTCGGCGGCGTCATCGCCCCGTCGTTCGTCGTGAGCGCCGCTCTGACCGATGCCGACATCGACCACACCGTCGACGTCGTCGCCCAGGCCTGCGCCGTCTACGCCAAGGCGCTCGACGCCGGCGACCCCGGCCCGTGGATGGGCGGCCGTCCCGTCAAGCCGGTGTTCCGCCTCCGTGCGTGA
- a CDS encoding glycosyltransferase: MTSSLPAVTAIIPTVDRPELLRRAIASVADQDYAGRLSCVVVYDGTEPDWSLSRAGDRPVTVVVNTRKPGLAGARNTGVVLADTALVAFCDDDDAWLPGKLTAQVQRLAEVPEAVLASCGIRIEYGDSTTDRRLPSDTIALDDLLRSRLAELHSSSFVFRRRRLLDLGLVNEEVPGGFGEDYDLLLRAARAGPIANVRDVHLLVRWHRASHFVRRWDTMAAALEWLLREYPEFASVRAGEARITGQIAFAHAALGRRRTALRWARRTVGRNPLEARAYLALAVAAGAVKADALVSRLQARGRSI, translated from the coding sequence ATGACGAGCAGCCTTCCCGCGGTCACCGCGATCATCCCGACCGTGGACCGGCCCGAGCTGCTGCGCCGCGCCATCGCGTCCGTCGCCGACCAGGACTACGCCGGCCGGCTGAGCTGCGTCGTCGTGTACGACGGCACCGAACCGGATTGGTCGCTCAGCCGCGCCGGCGACCGGCCGGTGACGGTCGTGGTCAACACCCGCAAGCCGGGTCTCGCGGGTGCGCGCAACACCGGCGTCGTGCTCGCCGACACCGCGCTCGTGGCGTTCTGCGACGACGACGACGCGTGGCTGCCGGGCAAGCTGACCGCCCAGGTGCAGCGCCTCGCCGAGGTCCCCGAGGCCGTCCTCGCGAGCTGCGGCATCAGGATCGAGTACGGCGACAGCACGACCGACCGCCGGCTGCCGTCCGACACGATCGCGCTCGACGACCTCCTCCGCTCCCGGCTCGCCGAGCTCCACTCGTCCTCGTTCGTCTTCCGGCGCCGGCGGCTGCTCGACCTGGGCCTGGTCAACGAGGAGGTGCCTGGCGGCTTCGGCGAGGACTACGACCTGCTGCTCCGCGCGGCCCGCGCGGGACCGATCGCCAACGTCCGCGACGTCCACCTGCTGGTCCGATGGCACCGCGCCTCGCACTTCGTCCGCCGGTGGGACACCATGGCGGCCGCGCTGGAGTGGCTGCTCCGCGAGTACCCCGAGTTCGCGTCCGTCCGCGCCGGCGAGGCCCGCATCACCGGCCAGATCGCCTTCGCCCACGCCGCACTCGGCCGGCGCCGTACGGCCCTGCGCTGGGCCCGCCGCACGGTCGGTCGCAACCCGCTCGAGGCCCGCGCCTACCTGGCGCTCGCGGTCGCGGCGGGCGCGGTGAAGGCCGACGCCCTGGTGAGCCGCCTGCAGGCGCGAGGCCGCAGCATCTGA
- a CDS encoding M20/M25/M40 family metallo-hydrolase yields the protein MTDRVPDLATRVSIETEFGSAVDARLTADVARIADMVRQPSVSIDGLGVRESGHQLADALRELGCDEVEVVDTPAHPVVWAYLDAGADRTLVNYGMYDTRPTGDPKSWTGGDPFSGTVAPADGFPAVMYGRGGLVPKGPTVAWLAAITTYREARGQLPFNIAFLFEGSEIIGSPGYLDVAARYADRITDPFGCVYLRASQKLTGEMQLFLGYKAFFTIELTASGASWGRGPSTAAVHSANRTIVDSPTERLVHALSTLVTPDGEIAVEGWRPGYTGDVLRPTEKPLVDALVERYRGAPWQEVMPGLAGGGVERFAGDVLGKDVLDRYLYASSLNIQGLYAGYTGPGTRTYTIPSAASALLDLRLVTDQSTDEVIGALREHLDAHGYRDIEMDVRGAFDGWTSSPDSPLVSAFVDASEQFGASMDLWPRTGGGGPWAALARRFDVPVIMGAGVGTGKRGGAVDEYLVIDGGGRAPGLREMELFGITFIDDLGRVLAAEENR from the coding sequence ATGACCGACCGTGTCCCCGACCTCGCCACGCGCGTGTCGATCGAGACTGAGTTCGGGTCGGCCGTAGACGCGAGGCTGACTGCCGACGTCGCCCGGATCGCTGACATGGTCCGGCAGCCGAGCGTCAGCATCGACGGGCTGGGCGTGCGCGAGTCCGGGCACCAGCTCGCCGACGCCCTGCGCGAGCTGGGCTGCGACGAGGTCGAGGTCGTCGACACCCCCGCACATCCCGTCGTCTGGGCGTACCTCGACGCGGGCGCCGACCGCACCCTCGTCAACTACGGCATGTACGACACCCGACCGACGGGCGATCCCAAGTCCTGGACCGGCGGCGATCCGTTCAGCGGCACCGTCGCTCCGGCCGACGGCTTCCCTGCGGTGATGTACGGGCGCGGCGGGCTCGTACCGAAGGGACCGACCGTCGCCTGGCTGGCCGCGATCACCACCTACCGCGAGGCGCGCGGCCAGCTCCCGTTCAACATCGCCTTCCTCTTCGAGGGCAGCGAGATCATCGGCAGCCCGGGTTACCTCGACGTGGCCGCGCGCTACGCCGACCGCATCACCGACCCCTTCGGATGTGTCTATCTCCGCGCCTCGCAGAAGCTCACCGGCGAGATGCAGCTCTTCCTCGGCTACAAGGCTTTCTTCACCATCGAGCTCACCGCCAGCGGAGCGTCGTGGGGCCGTGGTCCGTCGACGGCGGCCGTGCACAGCGCGAACCGGACGATCGTCGACAGCCCGACCGAGCGGCTCGTTCACGCTCTCTCGACACTCGTGACGCCCGACGGTGAGATCGCCGTGGAGGGCTGGCGTCCGGGCTACACCGGTGACGTCCTCCGCCCCACGGAGAAGCCGCTGGTCGACGCGCTCGTCGAGCGCTACCGCGGCGCACCGTGGCAGGAGGTGATGCCCGGACTCGCCGGCGGCGGTGTGGAGCGTTTCGCCGGAGACGTGCTGGGGAAGGACGTCCTCGACCGCTACCTCTACGCGTCGAGCCTGAACATCCAGGGGCTCTACGCCGGCTACACCGGGCCGGGCACGCGCACGTACACCATCCCGTCGGCCGCCTCGGCACTGCTCGACCTGCGGCTGGTCACGGACCAGTCGACCGACGAGGTCATCGGGGCCCTGCGCGAGCACCTCGACGCGCACGGGTACCGGGACATCGAGATGGACGTACGCGGGGCGTTCGACGGGTGGACCAGCTCGCCCGACTCCCCGCTCGTGTCGGCGTTCGTCGACGCCTCCGAACAGTTCGGCGCATCCATGGACCTCTGGCCGCGCACCGGCGGCGGCGGGCCGTGGGCGGCACTCGCCCGCCGATTCGACGTTCCGGTGATCATGGGTGCGGGCGTCGGGACCGGGAAGCGCGGCGGAGCCGTCGACGAGTACCTCGTCATCGACGGCGGAGGCAGGGCCCCTGGGCTCCGCGAGATGGAGCTCTTCGGCATCACCTTCATCGACGACCTCGGCAGAGTGCTGGCGGCAGAGGAGAACCGATGA
- a CDS encoding WecB/TagA/CpsF family glycosyltransferase: MSPVPVTFRRLPLLHLSGEACVDTARDVAVRDVVGVRELISTALPLEPSAPPAPPLSPYPCVDVLGVRVSAIDLDRLLADIGDALDGRRRLRVTFANPNYLVAAHDDAGLRERINAFDHVLSDGHGVMLAARMLGRRIPRRLANDDIVEPLFAELARREARVFLLGSAPGVAAAAADRVTASFPGLRIAGHTYGYRTPGEGLDRQYTPAAFERMRAEIARAKPDFLVVSIPTPYQQRFVVDYLDGLDVPVVMTGGAWIDHLAERLQYYPSWVVRLGLCWAYRWVQEPRRLTNRYTVELADFGRRVLRQRRARRAADQGH, from the coding sequence ATGTCTCCAGTACCCGTAACGTTTCGTCGACTGCCCCTTCTGCACCTGTCTGGAGAAGCCTGCGTGGACACTGCCCGTGACGTGGCTGTGCGTGACGTGGTCGGCGTGCGCGAGCTGATCTCGACAGCGCTGCCCCTGGAGCCCTCGGCTCCGCCCGCTCCGCCACTGTCCCCGTACCCGTGCGTCGACGTCCTCGGTGTCCGGGTGAGCGCGATCGACCTCGACCGGCTGCTCGCCGACATCGGCGACGCGCTCGACGGGCGTCGGCGGCTACGGGTCACGTTCGCGAACCCGAACTACCTCGTCGCGGCACACGACGACGCGGGCCTGCGGGAGCGGATCAACGCCTTCGACCACGTGCTCTCCGACGGCCACGGGGTGATGCTCGCGGCGCGCATGCTGGGCAGGCGGATCCCGCGGCGGCTGGCCAACGACGACATCGTGGAGCCGCTCTTCGCGGAGCTCGCCCGGCGCGAGGCACGGGTGTTCCTCCTCGGCTCGGCACCCGGCGTCGCTGCCGCGGCGGCCGACCGGGTGACGGCGAGCTTCCCCGGCCTGCGCATCGCGGGTCACACGTACGGCTACCGCACCCCTGGCGAGGGCCTCGACCGGCAGTACACGCCGGCCGCGTTCGAGCGGATGCGCGCCGAGATCGCCCGGGCGAAGCCCGACTTCCTCGTCGTGAGCATCCCGACGCCGTACCAGCAGCGCTTCGTCGTCGACTACCTGGACGGGCTCGACGTCCCCGTCGTCATGACCGGCGGCGCATGGATCGACCACCTGGCCGAGCGGCTGCAGTACTACCCGTCCTGGGTGGTGCGGCTGGGGCTGTGCTGGGCGTACCGCTGGGTGCAGGAGCCGCGGCGCCTCACCAACCGCTACACCGTGGAGCTGGCGGACTTCGGTCGCCGCGTGCTCCGCCAGCGCCGCGCGCGCCGCGCAGCCGACCAGGGACACTGA
- a CDS encoding PIG-L family deacetylase has translation MLPFDLGLRGGRPHLVALAAHPDDLEIGCGGTLLTLAATVPGLTAEIVVATGTPARLDEARASAALFLPGCTVSVRTGDLPDGRLPAHWNEVKELLEATARDGHADLVLAPSTADAHQDHRLVAELVPTVWRDHLVLGYEIPKWDGDLGRPTLYVPLDDDVMRDKVERLHKAFPSQVGRDWFDDEVFRGLARLRGMECRAKYAEAFTTTKARLTW, from the coding sequence ATGCTGCCGTTCGACCTGGGCCTGCGCGGCGGGCGCCCCCATCTGGTGGCTCTCGCCGCGCACCCCGACGACCTCGAGATCGGGTGCGGCGGCACACTGCTCACCCTCGCCGCGACGGTCCCCGGCCTCACCGCGGAGATCGTCGTCGCCACCGGCACACCCGCACGACTCGACGAGGCGAGAGCGAGTGCCGCGCTCTTCCTCCCGGGGTGCACGGTCTCCGTCCGCACCGGCGACCTGCCGGACGGGCGCCTGCCCGCCCACTGGAACGAGGTCAAGGAGCTGCTCGAGGCCACGGCCCGCGACGGCCACGCCGACCTCGTCCTCGCCCCGAGCACCGCCGACGCCCACCAGGACCACCGGCTTGTCGCCGAGCTCGTGCCCACCGTGTGGCGCGACCACCTCGTGCTCGGTTACGAGATCCCGAAGTGGGACGGCGACCTCGGCCGTCCCACGCTCTACGTCCCGCTCGACGACGACGTCATGCGCGACAAGGTCGAACGCCTGCACAAGGCGTTCCCCTCACAGGTGGGGCGCGACTGGTTCGACGACGAGGTCTTCCGCGGCCTCGCCCGGCTGCGCGGCATGGAGTGCCGGGCGAAGTACGCCGAGGCGTTCACGACGACGAAGGCGAGGCTCACGTGGTGA
- a CDS encoding DUF4392 domain-containing protein translates to MTVPSPDPLRAVVDDGVAENIDRLISLDMRGDMYVPELYAAARELAGMPLMLAGARAVRSALHCTAAEQRSTVALFTGFRIPPTGVPETDGVIGTAVLAHGIARATGAVPVVVCEPECFPAVRAALVAVGLSVAVIDDASTTPAAADSYLVPFGIGDAAADVESLLTAQSPVMVAVAVERPAANDRGYYHFAGGMRVEGVIAPIDDLWTRLRDDGVPTVAIGDFGNELGTGYLAATVAAGTESGAACGCGCGGGVAAATTADVTIACSVSDWGAYGLAAMLGQLAGVPEALPDTATYRRTVDAANLAGAIDGTSRLGIPAIDGIGIEFHARHYELIRDVVAHPNRPSMNNAIRRHRAGLRSERAR, encoded by the coding sequence GTGACAGTACCCAGCCCCGATCCGCTTCGCGCCGTCGTCGACGACGGCGTCGCTGAGAACATCGACCGGCTCATCAGTCTCGACATGCGTGGCGACATGTACGTTCCAGAGCTCTACGCCGCTGCGCGCGAACTGGCCGGGATGCCGCTGATGCTTGCCGGCGCCCGTGCCGTGCGGAGCGCCCTTCACTGCACTGCCGCGGAGCAGCGAAGTACGGTCGCGCTGTTCACCGGTTTCCGGATACCTCCGACGGGCGTGCCGGAGACCGACGGAGTCATCGGCACAGCGGTGCTCGCGCATGGCATCGCCCGGGCCACGGGCGCCGTACCGGTCGTCGTCTGCGAGCCCGAGTGCTTCCCGGCCGTGCGGGCTGCCCTCGTGGCGGTCGGCCTCTCCGTCGCCGTCATCGACGACGCCTCCACCACGCCCGCCGCCGCGGACAGTTACCTCGTGCCGTTCGGCATCGGTGATGCCGCGGCCGACGTGGAATCGCTACTCACGGCTCAGTCGCCCGTCATGGTGGCGGTGGCGGTCGAGCGACCCGCCGCCAACGACCGCGGGTACTACCACTTCGCCGGCGGCATGCGGGTCGAGGGCGTCATTGCGCCGATCGACGACCTGTGGACACGGCTGCGTGACGACGGCGTCCCCACGGTCGCGATCGGCGACTTCGGCAACGAGCTCGGTACGGGCTACCTCGCGGCGACGGTGGCCGCAGGCACCGAGTCGGGGGCAGCGTGCGGCTGTGGCTGCGGTGGTGGGGTGGCGGCCGCGACGACGGCGGACGTCACGATCGCCTGTTCGGTCTCCGACTGGGGCGCCTACGGCCTGGCGGCGATGCTCGGCCAGCTCGCCGGTGTCCCCGAGGCCCTACCCGACACGGCGACCTACCGGCGCACGGTCGATGCCGCGAACCTCGCCGGCGCGATCGACGGGACGAGCCGGCTGGGGATCCCGGCCATCGACGGCATCGGCATCGAGTTCCACGCGCGGCACTACGAGCTGATTCGCGACGTCGTCGCTCACCCCAACCGACCGTCCATGAACAACGCCATCCGGCGCCATCGCGCCGGACTCCGATCGGAGCGCGCCCGATGA
- a CDS encoding DedA family protein, with amino-acid sequence METLGAPGAALAVALENLFPPIPSEIILPLAGFTASRGDMSLVAAIVWTTVGSLVGAVILYYVGALVGRRRVIAIAARLPLVKVSDIERTEAWFTRHGVKTVFFGRMIPIFRSLISIPAGVERMSLPIFLAFTAMGSLIWNTLLILAGYFLGENWHIVETYVGVFQKIVIAVVVLAVAWFVVSRVRRLRKARRETAEDAQSTEGTQATEGTEEHNGSTRPS; translated from the coding sequence ATGGAGACCCTCGGCGCTCCCGGCGCCGCCCTCGCCGTCGCCCTCGAGAACCTCTTCCCGCCAATCCCCAGTGAGATCATCCTGCCGCTCGCCGGCTTCACCGCGAGCCGCGGCGACATGAGCCTCGTGGCGGCCATCGTCTGGACCACGGTCGGGTCGCTCGTCGGCGCCGTGATCCTCTACTACGTCGGCGCCCTGGTCGGACGCCGCCGCGTCATCGCCATCGCCGCGCGGCTGCCGCTGGTGAAGGTGTCGGACATCGAGCGCACCGAGGCGTGGTTCACCCGGCACGGAGTCAAGACCGTCTTCTTCGGCCGGATGATCCCGATCTTCCGCAGCCTCATCTCCATCCCGGCGGGCGTGGAACGGATGTCCCTGCCGATCTTCCTCGCCTTCACGGCGATGGGCAGCCTGATCTGGAACACTCTGCTGATCCTCGCCGGCTACTTCCTCGGCGAGAACTGGCACATTGTCGAGACGTACGTCGGCGTCTTCCAGAAGATCGTCATCGCGGTCGTGGTCCTCGCCGTCGCCTGGTTCGTCGTGTCCCGCGTCCGCCGCCTGCGCAAGGCCCGCCGCGAGACGGCCGAGGACGCCCAGTCGACCGAGGGCACCCAGGCGACGGAGGGCACCGAGGAGCACAACGGCAGCACTCGCCCGAGCTGA
- a CDS encoding glycosyltransferase, which produces MTPRLSIGLPVYNGENYLAESLDALLDQSYADFELIISDNASTDRTEEICRDYEARDDRIRFFRQPVNIGAGPNHNFVFHQARGELYKWASHDDLYGRDLLLRCIEALDADPRLALAHTWQAIIGASGEVVLPVDYTLATDSPDAPERFRAMLFGVGGDDFYGVIRHDILRRTPLQQSYHHADRTIVAELALYGPFHQVPEMLYFRRDHPDRAERARPTMRSRCANLDPRRANRWRNPTARLVGEYVWGFVSAIRRAPLSAADRRRCYAHLGRWMASRVRVRPMPTIEDSANAARVKEPAVS; this is translated from the coding sequence ATGACTCCTCGGCTCAGCATCGGCCTTCCCGTCTACAACGGGGAGAACTACCTCGCGGAGTCCCTCGACGCGTTGCTCGACCAGAGCTACGCGGACTTCGAGCTGATCATCTCCGACAACGCCTCGACGGACCGTACGGAGGAGATCTGCCGCGACTACGAGGCACGTGACGACCGGATCAGGTTCTTCCGCCAGCCGGTCAACATCGGGGCGGGTCCCAACCACAACTTCGTGTTCCACCAGGCGCGCGGCGAGCTCTACAAATGGGCGTCGCACGACGACCTGTACGGACGCGACCTGCTGCTGCGTTGCATCGAGGCACTCGACGCGGACCCGAGGCTCGCGCTCGCCCACACCTGGCAGGCGATCATCGGCGCGTCCGGCGAGGTCGTACTGCCCGTCGACTACACCCTCGCGACGGACTCGCCGGACGCGCCGGAACGCTTCCGCGCCATGCTGTTCGGCGTCGGCGGCGACGACTTCTACGGCGTCATCAGGCACGACATCCTGCGGCGTACGCCCCTGCAGCAGAGCTACCACCACGCCGACCGGACCATCGTGGCGGAGCTGGCGCTGTACGGGCCGTTCCACCAGGTGCCCGAGATGCTGTACTTCCGCCGCGACCACCCGGACCGCGCGGAGCGGGCACGGCCGACGATGCGGTCACGGTGCGCCAACCTCGACCCGCGAAGGGCGAACCGGTGGCGAAACCCGACGGCACGGCTCGTCGGCGAGTACGTGTGGGGCTTCGTCAGTGCGATCCGGCGCGCGCCGCTGTCGGCCGCAGACCGCCGCCGGTGCTACGCCCACCTGGGACGTTGGATGGCGAGCCGCGTCCGCGTCCGCCCGATGCCGACCATCGAGGACAGCGCGAACGCCGCGCGTGTGAAGGAGCCTGCGGTCTCGTGA
- a CDS encoding sulfotransferase, which yields MTAVRVGYLGGLGRSGTTLLARLLGALPGVCSVGEDVHLWERGVAADERCGCGKAFHDCEFWSAVGERAFGGWHTLDLDRVRHVAGAVERTRHVPRLAHRVPRETHHLLTEHLHTYERLYAAISDVSGCPVVIDASKHSSLAFCLRWSRRLDLRVLHCVRDSRAVANSWLRTVRRPEVVGRDDYMPVYPPARTAALWCVENACFELLGRRGTPLQRVRYEDFVRDPLATVRAAADFLGTARPADSLMSGGVAHLQPSHSVSGNPMRFVQGDVEIAADDAWHGQLAPRSARLVSALTLPLRFRYGYR from the coding sequence ATGACCGCCGTACGGGTCGGCTACCTGGGCGGGCTGGGCCGCAGCGGCACCACGCTGCTCGCCCGCCTTCTCGGCGCCCTGCCCGGCGTGTGCAGCGTCGGCGAGGACGTCCACCTGTGGGAGCGCGGAGTCGCCGCCGACGAGCGGTGCGGCTGCGGCAAGGCGTTCCACGACTGCGAGTTCTGGAGCGCGGTCGGCGAACGCGCCTTCGGCGGCTGGCACACCCTCGACCTCGACCGCGTCCGCCACGTCGCCGGCGCGGTCGAGCGCACGCGTCACGTGCCCCGGCTCGCCCACCGTGTCCCGCGCGAGACCCACCACCTGCTCACCGAGCACCTGCACACGTACGAGCGCCTCTACGCCGCCATTAGCGACGTCTCCGGCTGCCCGGTGGTGATCGACGCGAGCAAGCACAGCTCGCTCGCGTTCTGCCTGCGCTGGTCCCGCCGCCTCGACCTGCGGGTCCTGCACTGCGTACGCGACAGCCGTGCCGTGGCCAACTCCTGGCTGCGCACGGTCCGACGACCCGAGGTCGTCGGACGGGACGACTACATGCCCGTCTACCCGCCGGCGCGCACCGCCGCGCTGTGGTGCGTCGAGAACGCGTGCTTCGAGCTGCTGGGGCGCCGGGGCACGCCACTGCAGCGGGTGCGCTACGAGGACTTCGTCCGCGACCCCCTGGCGACGGTGCGCGCCGCCGCCGACTTCCTCGGCACGGCCCGGCCGGCCGACTCGCTCATGTCGGGCGGCGTCGCGCACCTGCAGCCGTCCCACTCGGTGTCCGGCAACCCGATGCGGTTCGTCCAGGGCGACGTCGAGATCGCGGCGGACGACGCGTGGCACGGCCAGCTCGCGCCGCGTTCGGCACGCCTGGTCTCCGCGCTGACCCTGCCGTTGCGGTTCAGGTACGGGTACCGATGA
- a CDS encoding sulfotransferase yields MDVRYSCATDRGGVVTESSPGAVRVAFVGGHGRSGSTLLSRILGATRGFCAVGELCYLWDQGVVNDRMCGCGRSFHTCPFWTEVGERAFGGWDESVAREAWALRKSVERVRFVPLMAAPSVSPRYQARLRRYAELMSRVYAAVRDVSDADVVVDTSKYPSSAYLLRRVPDVDLRLVHLVRSSHGVCYSWSKRVERPDRGGKPMAQYPPVRTAVEWDVYNGLLGVLGTLGVPSVLLRYEDLVASPRASVARVATFLRHRPTVDDLAFLGDDAVELPTDHSVAGNPMRFTVGTVPLRLDEAWREQMPRSTRALVTALTVPGLLGYRYLPDRPASRR; encoded by the coding sequence GTGGACGTCCGGTACTCCTGTGCGACCGACCGAGGAGGTGTGGTGACGGAGAGCAGTCCAGGTGCCGTACGCGTCGCCTTCGTCGGCGGCCACGGGCGCAGCGGCTCGACGTTGCTGTCCCGGATCCTCGGCGCGACCAGGGGCTTCTGCGCGGTCGGCGAGCTCTGTTACCTGTGGGACCAGGGCGTGGTCAACGACCGGATGTGCGGCTGTGGCCGGTCGTTCCACACATGTCCGTTCTGGACCGAGGTCGGTGAGCGCGCCTTCGGCGGCTGGGACGAATCGGTCGCACGCGAGGCCTGGGCTTTGCGCAAGTCGGTGGAGCGCGTCAGGTTCGTCCCGCTGATGGCCGCGCCGTCGGTCTCGCCGCGCTACCAGGCGCGGCTGCGCAGGTACGCGGAGCTGATGTCGCGGGTGTACGCGGCGGTGCGCGACGTGAGCGACGCCGATGTCGTCGTCGACACCTCCAAGTACCCGTCATCGGCGTACCTGCTGCGCCGGGTGCCGGACGTCGACCTGCGCCTGGTTCATCTCGTCCGGTCCAGCCACGGGGTGTGCTACTCCTGGTCGAAACGGGTCGAGCGACCGGACCGCGGCGGAAAGCCGATGGCGCAGTACCCGCCGGTGCGCACGGCCGTGGAGTGGGACGTCTACAACGGCCTGCTCGGCGTCCTCGGCACGCTCGGCGTCCCGTCCGTGCTGTTGCGGTACGAGGACCTCGTCGCCTCGCCACGGGCGTCCGTCGCCAGGGTGGCGACGTTCCTGCGGCACCGTCCCACGGTCGACGACCTGGCGTTCCTCGGCGACGACGCCGTCGAGCTGCCGACCGACCACAGCGTCGCGGGCAACCCGATGCGCTTCACCGTCGGTACGGTGCCGCTGCGCCTCGACGAGGCGTGGCGCGAGCAGATGCCCCGGTCGACACGCGCACTCGTCACGGCGCTGACCGTGCCTGGTCTTCTCGGCTACCGGTACCTGCCCGACCGCCCGGCGTCGCGCCGGTGA